A stretch of DNA from Streptomyces xanthii:
CCGTCCTCGGCACCCATAAGGTCACCACCGAGGAGATATCCGACGACATACGACTGCACCATCCGGACCATCCGCGACTGCGGGCCGTCCTGCGGGTCGTCGACAACTGCGGGGTGCGCACCCGCCACTTCACCCGGCCGCTCGACGCGGCCACGATCTCGGGCACCGCGGGCGTGGACGAGCGCACACGGCTCGCGTTCGAGGACGCGCTGGATCTGGCCGAGCGGGCCTCGATGTCCGCTCTGGAGACCGCCGGCCTGACGGTGGACGACATCGATGCCATCGTGACGACGCACGCGACCGGCTGGGCCGTGCCGAACCTGGACATCCACCTCATCCACCGCCTCGGGCTGCGGCCGACGACCCGGCGTATCGCCATGACGACGGCCGCCTGCGGGGGTGGCGCCCAGGCCCTCATCCGCGCCTCGGACCTCGTCGCCGCGCGCCCCGGCAGCGCCGTCCTCGTGGTGGCCTCCGAGGTGCTGTCCGCTACGTACAACCACGCGGCGTCGTCGATCGAGTCGATGATCTACAAGGCGCTCTTCGGCGACGCGGCCGCGGCCACCGTGGTCACGAGCGAGCCGCTCGGCCCGGGGCTCGCCGTCGACGACACCTTCGAGTACACGCTCCCGGACAGCGTCACCCGCTACAGAGGCAGGCTCGACGACAAGGGAATGCACTTCGAGTCGACGAAACTCGCCCCCACCACCGCAGCCGAGACACTGACCGTCGTCAAGGACTGGTACGGGGCACAGGTCCCGGACTTCACCGTGATCCACCCCGGCGGCCTGAGCATCATCGGCGACACCGCCGAGGCCTTCGGGATCGATCCCGAACTCACCCGTCACTCCACCGAGTCCCTCGCCGACGAGGGCAACCTGGGCGGCGTCAGCCTCCTGCGCGTCCTGGAGCGCACCTGCGCCGCACCGCCGGCGGCGGACGCCCGCGGGCTCGCCGTCGCCTACGGCCCGGGTTTCTTCAGCGCGGCCCTGAAGTGTCACTGGCACGCCTGACCCGCCCCCGCCTGCACATCCACCCCGTGAAAGATGTCCCGCCGGGACTCATGTCCCCTCGGGACATGAAGGTGTACTCTGGGGGCATGAAGGCGAACGAGGGTGTGGGGACCCAAGGGGTCGACCGGCGGCAGCTGAAGGCGCTCAGGACGCGTGAGGCGCTGGCCGAGGCGGCCGTCGAGCTCGTGCTCGAGAAGGGACTCGCGGCCGTCACCGTCGAGGCGATCGCCGAGCGCGCGGACGTCACCCGCCGCACCTTCAGCCGGCACTTCACCGGCAAGGAGGACGCGGCGCTCGACTTCACGCGGGCCGACGGCGCGGGGATCAACGCCGCGCTGCGCGAGCGCCCCGCCGACGAGCCCCCGCTCCTCGCGTACCGCCGGGCCGTCGCGGACTGGCTGACCGACCGGGACACCCCCGGCTGGCACCACCGCCCGCGGTTGCGCGAGCTGTACGCGGTCGTGGACGAGGAGCCCGCCCTGTTCGCCGCGTACGAGCGCATCCGGGTCGACGCCCAGGAGGAGTCCGTACGCATCATCGCCGACCGGCTCGGCACCGACCCGGCCCGGGACCCGCTTCCCGGGATCGTCGTCGGCGCCGCCGCCGGTGTGCTGACCGCCGCGCT
This window harbors:
- a CDS encoding beta-ketoacyl-[acyl-carrier-protein] synthase family protein, which codes for MPAYVSPPRTVLGTHKVTTEEISDDIRLHHPDHPRLRAVLRVVDNCGVRTRHFTRPLDAATISGTAGVDERTRLAFEDALDLAERASMSALETAGLTVDDIDAIVTTHATGWAVPNLDIHLIHRLGLRPTTRRIAMTTAACGGGAQALIRASDLVAARPGSAVLVVASEVLSATYNHAASSIESMIYKALFGDAAAATVVTSEPLGPGLAVDDTFEYTLPDSVTRYRGRLDDKGMHFESTKLAPTTAAETLTVVKDWYGAQVPDFTVIHPGGLSIIGDTAEAFGIDPELTRHSTESLADEGNLGGVSLLRVLERTCAAPPAADARGLAVAYGPGFFSAALKCHWHA
- a CDS encoding TetR/AcrR family transcriptional regulator codes for the protein MKANEGVGTQGVDRRQLKALRTREALAEAAVELVLEKGLAAVTVEAIAERADVTRRTFSRHFTGKEDAALDFTRADGAGINAALRERPADEPPLLAYRRAVADWLTDRDTPGWHHRPRLRELYAVVDEEPALFAAYERIRVDAQEESVRIIADRLGTDPARDPLPGIVVGAAAGVLTAALRTWARGAGSDAEDLADLVARAYDALFEEAARAAAADHATRE